The proteins below are encoded in one region of Amycolatopsis acidiphila:
- a CDS encoding peroxiredoxin-like family protein yields the protein MRKFETVTGEQVTVPDPDCLVHLQFRRFAGCPVCNLHLQSVLRRHDEIVQAGVREVVFFHSPADELRKHVADLPFAVIADPDKRVYAEYGVDSAPRALLDPRVWGTILRAVCTGLLRRDPVPSRQPVGGRLGLPADFLIAPDGRVVASKHGVHAYDQWPVDEIVAHADEFRAAGGSNQERTDESRSRG from the coding sequence ATGCGGAAGTTCGAGACCGTCACCGGCGAGCAGGTCACCGTGCCCGACCCGGACTGCCTGGTGCACCTGCAGTTCCGGCGCTTCGCCGGCTGCCCGGTGTGCAACCTCCACCTGCAGTCGGTACTCCGGCGGCACGACGAGATCGTCCAGGCCGGCGTCCGCGAGGTCGTCTTCTTCCACTCGCCGGCCGACGAGCTGCGCAAGCACGTGGCCGACCTGCCGTTCGCGGTGATCGCGGACCCGGACAAGCGCGTCTACGCCGAGTACGGCGTGGACTCGGCGCCGCGCGCACTGCTCGACCCTCGCGTATGGGGCACGATCCTGCGCGCGGTGTGCACCGGGCTGCTCAGGCGCGACCCGGTGCCGTCGCGGCAGCCCGTGGGCGGACGGCTCGGGCTGCCCGCCGACTTCCTGATCGCGCCCGACGGACGGGTGGTCGCGAGCAAGCACGGCGTGCACGCCTACGACCAGTGGCCGGTCGACGAGATCGTCGCCCACGCCGATGAGTTTCGCGCCGCGGGCGGGTCCAACCAGGAAAGGACGGACGAGTCGAGGAGCAGAGGATGA
- a CDS encoding TetR/AcrR family transcriptional regulator, protein MPRPRSLNPAQLAAAALAVLDRDGLDGLSMRAVGKELGMSTMSLYRYVTDRGQLEELVVDLVLGLTEFELPDGTPYERLRILAERVREAVGAHSAVVPLLLIHRHKSIASRQWGEVVLGVLTDAGFTGRARVIAFRAYLSYVLGALQTGYHSPLAGAGTTALREQEHFAVLAETAHAAGQVSAEEEFREGLELLLRGFKDATKGP, encoded by the coding sequence ATGCCACGCCCCCGCTCGCTCAACCCCGCCCAGCTCGCCGCCGCCGCACTCGCCGTCCTCGACCGCGACGGTCTCGACGGCCTTTCCATGCGCGCCGTCGGCAAGGAGCTGGGCATGAGCACGATGTCGCTGTACCGCTACGTCACCGACCGCGGGCAGCTCGAAGAGCTGGTCGTCGACCTCGTCCTCGGCCTCACCGAGTTCGAGCTGCCGGATGGCACGCCGTACGAGCGGTTGCGGATCCTCGCCGAACGGGTCCGCGAAGCCGTCGGCGCGCATTCCGCCGTCGTGCCGCTGCTGCTGATCCACCGGCACAAGTCGATCGCCTCACGGCAGTGGGGCGAGGTCGTGCTGGGCGTACTCACCGACGCGGGGTTCACCGGCAGGGCCAGGGTGATCGCGTTCCGCGCGTACCTGAGCTACGTGCTCGGCGCACTGCAGACCGGCTACCACAGCCCGCTGGCCGGAGCCGGGACGACCGCGTTGCGCGAGCAGGAGCATTTCGCGGTGCTCGCCGAAACCGCGCACGCCGCCGGGCAGGTCAGCGCGGAGGAGGAATTCCGCGAGGGGCTGGAACTCCTCCTCCGCGGTTTCAAGGATGCAACGAAAGGCCCTTGA